One Myxococcales bacterium genomic window, TTCATCGAGGCCAGCAGGCTGTTGAAGTTCAGCGTGCCGTCGCGGTCGTAGCGCGTCGTCAGCGGGATGGTCTGGTCGCCGCAGTATTCGTAGACCTTGTCCTTCAGGTCGCCGCCCTGGGTCGCTTCGTCGGCGTATTCGCCCACGAACAGCAGGTTCCAGGGCATCTCGAAATCGTTTTCGAAGGCCACGGTCTTGCCTGCCATGATGCGCGCTTCCCAGAGCTCGTCCACCGCGAAGCGGCCCACGTGCACGTCGTACAGCAGGTCGACGTCGCCCCCGCCCGGGCCGTCGTTGGTCTCGCCGAAGTAGGAATCGCCGTCCTCGTTGTACGAGCCGTCGAGGCATCCGTAGTAAAGGTCGGACGCCATGCTCTCGTCGGTGTAGGTCGAGCCGTCGTCGGGGTCGGTGCCGGTCACGTACAGCGGCTGCAGATTGATCTCTTCCGACCCGAGATCGGCGTCGCCGACCAAAAGCACCCATTGCACGCCGTCGGCGTAACGTTGAATGAGGTAATTGCGCACCCGCGCCTGCTTGGTCGCGCCGGTCATCGTGGTCAGCACCGTGTCGTAATCGACCAGTTCGCAGCGCAGGCCGAACAACTCGGTTTTATGGGTCAGCAGGTCGGTCAGGGCGTCGAAGAATTTTGCCGGCGCGATCACCAGGTAATCGACCGGGTCGCCCTTCGGCGCGGCGGTCGCGCGGTACCCGGCCAGGACCGCGGGGTTGTCGACGCGCTGGCGCAGTTCGCGCCAATCGGCCGGCAAACCGCGGAAAGGCAGCACGCCGGGCAGGGGTTGCAACCGCGGCCGGGTGACGACGCGCACCGTCATTTCGGGCGTGAAGACGAATCGCCGGGCCGCGGGCAGATACCGCACCGGATACAGCTTGACGGGCAGGATCGCCGCGCCGCGCTTGTACTGCACCGACAGCGCGGCGAAGGATTGCGCCGGGAAGGGTTCGTAGCCTTGATAGATCGCCGGATTGGGCCGCGCCGCGGGGCCTTCGTCGGGCGCCGAGTAGGGAAGGAAATGCGGCCCCCAGGCGGCCAGCCCGTCGGCTAGCGCTCCGGATTTCGGGGTGTCGAGGCTCACCGACACCACCTCGTGATTTTGCGGCAGCGCCAGCCACGCGGTTTGCACCGGAACGATCGGCTCGCCCGGCGCCAGGGATTGCGGCAGGCCGGCGATGGCCGGCTCGACGGCGCCCCCCGCCCGCACCGCCAGGGTCGGAGTGGCGAAGTGATAGGTCGAAACGATTTCATCGGCCAGGGCCGGAACGGCCAGAAATGCCAGCAACAAGGTGAGCGACAAAACGCGGCGCATGGAGTCTCCTTTTCAACCCGATCGCTGCATTATTTTATCGGCGGATGGGATTTCGTCAAATTGGCGATGTCGGCGTCTGATTATTCAATGCGGATCGGACGGGCCAGGGGTTGCCGCCGCCAATTTCGGCCCGGCCGATGAAATTTTACGTTTTCTTCCAAAAAATGGTATCATTGGTTCGATTGGATGCGAGCGATGCGACAAAAAATCTACCATTTTTGTCTGATGTTTCTTTTCGCGGCCGGGTTGCTGGCCTGCAACGACCCGGTACAACCGTCGCGCGCTTACCTTCCCACCGAAAACAACGAGCCGGCCGCGCTGGAAAAGGCTTTTCGACCCGCCGGCAGCCGGCCGATCATCAACGTCGAGGTCGAGGACGGCAACACGTTTCTCGTTCCCCAACCGAAAGTGCCGACCTGGTCGGGCGACTTGTGGCCGCAGGCCTGGGCCGACGACGGTTACGTTTACGCCGCCAACGGCGACGGCTTCGGGTTCGGTTGGGTGATCGCCGACATGAAGGTCAGCCGGCTGGTCGGCGCGCCGCCCGACCTGTACGGCGAACCGATCCCCGGTGCCTGGGGCCGGCGGCTGGGCGAAATCTGGTCCAACGAACCACCGCATTACAACCGCAAGCCGACCGGCCTGATCTGCGTGAAGGGCGTGTTGTACCTCTTCTACCAAAACCTGAAAGACACCCGGTCGGACGACCCGTTCACCGAGGCGCCCACCGCGTCTGTCTCGTGGTCCGACGACCACGGGAGCACCTGGCAATGGAACCCGGGCGCGCCGCTGTTCGCCGATTACCAGTTCACCACCGGATTCTTTCTGGACGACGGTCAATGCCGGCAATACGCGCGGGACGAATTCGTCTACGTTTACGGCATCGATTACAACTGGCGCGGCACGGAGGATTTCCGCTCGACGCGGCTTTACCTGGCGCGGGTGCCGGAGGACGCGATCCCCGACCGCGACCGCTGGGAATTTTACGCCGGCCGGCGCCTGAACGGGAAACCGCGCTGGACCGCCGACCTCGCCGCCAAGCGGCCGGTGCTGATCGACAACGCCGATTACCACGGCTACGGCGGCGTTTCGCAGGGCAGCGTGGTCTTTATCCCGGCCCTGCGGCGGTACCTGTACGCGACGTGGTCGTGGACGGCCTGGATTTTCTGGGAAGCGCCCGAGCCGTGGGGCCCCTGGACCCGCGTCGGCGTGAAGTCGTGGGGCGAGCGCGAATGGGACGCGGCTTACCACGGCGGCTATCCGACGATCGTGCCCTCGAAATTCCTCGCCGCCGACGGGCTGAGCGGCTGGATCGTCTCGTCGATCAACACGACCTTCGACAACTATTTCTATCGCTATTGCATGCGCCGCATCCGCCTCGAAGCGGCTGGCGACGAATAATCAGGGAATCATGAAGAAACGCCAATGGAGAAGACATTTTCCGTCTTGGATTTGTTCGGGTTCCTTCGGCGGATTTATGGGAACAGCGGATGGAGGCTGCTTTTTTTGTGAGGAATCGTGAGGAAGTAATTTCTATCTGCTGTCCGCGGAAATCGGCATCCCGGGCAATCCAAAAAAGTTTTTTTATTGTTTAGTTATTGACAACAATATCTATTTTTTATATAAAATTGAATTGACATTTTTCCTTGATAGTATTCGGATATGCCGTTGGCAATGGTTTGGAGAAACGGAATGAGGTCTATTTCATTTCGAGTATTGTTTTTCCACACCGAAGTTGGCGTATTGCATCTTTTTTTCTCGGGGAGAAATTCAACATGAAAAAGTTGATTCTCTTTTTCGCAACGATATGGCTTTGCCTGCCATTGTTTTCTTGCGGCAACGGGCAGTCGCCGCCGGCGGCACAAACAGCCAAACCGGATGCCGGCATGGCGGTCGCGGAAAAGTCGACACCGGCGAACCAACCGGAAGAGGACGATCCGCCGCTCAATCGGCATCCGAAAATTTATAATGAAAAACAGAATAATTTTTAACGGCGGACTGACGGAATTGGACATTCGTGAGAACGACTATACCGCCGAGCAGATCGCGAAGATCAAGCGCGATTTTCGACTGGAAAAGATCTCGAGTCCCCGGTCCCACGGCGAAAAAATCGACCTGGGTGATAATCTGTTGGCTGTTCAGGGGATCGTTTTTTCGGGAGTGATTACCGTAGCGGTGGAGGAAGATCTACTGTTTATCAACGAGTTCAAGTTCGATCTCATTAATGGCCCAATGATACCGCGGTCCAAAGCCGCACTGGATCACTTCAACCAACGGTTCGCTCAGGAGGATCCGAAATGCAGAAAAATAAACGACGAAACAGAAAAAAAGTTGGAAATGATAACAAAAGATGCTTTTTCCAATAATCTCGCGGTGGAACAGAAGAATAAAGAAATCCAAAAAAAGCTTGAAGGTTTATCTTTGCAAAAGGTCAAGGTTAGCGGCGGTCATGGTGTGGCAAGGGTATGTTATGAGAATCTACCTTGTGAAAAATATAATTGTATTCGCTATCTGGAACGAAGTGATCACGATACCTCCGATTTACATAATTCCAATCCCGACGATCTGAATTATCGGGATAAAAACATGGACTTCAATCATCGAACGTTAATCGATAGAATAAATAATTTGAGATTATGGCTAAAAAATACGAATGGCAATCCTCGGGTCATTAGTATGAATCGTGAAGGTTCCTTGGGTTGCCCGCTATCCGAAGGAATAGAGTTAATCAAAATCAAAATGCAGATTTTTAACGCTCATGAAAAAATTGACAAAAATTTACTGCTTGAATTAAATGTCAATGCT contains:
- a CDS encoding DUF4185 domain-containing protein, with the protein product MRQKIYHFCLMFLFAAGLLACNDPVQPSRAYLPTENNEPAALEKAFRPAGSRPIINVEVEDGNTFLVPQPKVPTWSGDLWPQAWADDGYVYAANGDGFGFGWVIADMKVSRLVGAPPDLYGEPIPGAWGRRLGEIWSNEPPHYNRKPTGLICVKGVLYLFYQNLKDTRSDDPFTEAPTASVSWSDDHGSTWQWNPGAPLFADYQFTTGFFLDDGQCRQYARDEFVYVYGIDYNWRGTEDFRSTRLYLARVPEDAIPDRDRWEFYAGRRLNGKPRWTADLAAKRPVLIDNADYHGYGGVSQGSVVFIPALRRYLYATWSWTAWIFWEAPEPWGPWTRVGVKSWGEREWDAAYHGGYPTIVPSKFLAADGLSGWIVSSINTTFDNYFYRYCMRRIRLEAAGDE